The following coding sequences lie in one Lolium perenne isolate Kyuss_39 chromosome 2, Kyuss_2.0, whole genome shotgun sequence genomic window:
- the LOC127335974 gene encoding uncharacterized protein: MRIFDLLELVGEASGKEAVAKVAKEVVPRSLSKDEKKQLYELKKKQLQQEELLLKQQQEGQHHQPQQQHPDAGVLFGRNRRRTWRRQAARRSSPQVLLGSEEEDRAERDLGIME; encoded by the exons ATGAGGATCTTCGACCTGCTCGAGCTCGTCGGCGAGGCCTCGGGCAAGGAGGCCGTCGCCAAGGTCGCCAAGGAGGTCGTCCCGCGGTCCCTCTCCAAGGACGAGAAGAAGCAGCtctacgagctcaagaagaagcagTTGCAGCAGGaggagctcctcctcaagcagcaGCAGGAGGGCCAGCACCATCAGCCCCAGCAGCAGCACCCGGATGCTGGTG TGTTGTTTGGCCGGAATCGGAGACGAACGTGGCGGAGGCAAGCAGCAAGGAGAAGCAGCCCCCAGGTGCTCCTGGGCAGCGAGGAAGAGGATCGAGCGGAGCGCGATTTGGGGATCATGGAGTGA